The nucleotide sequence CATCGCGGCGTCGAGGCGATCGAGCGTTTGGTCGACTACCTCATCCGTGTGGGCGGACGACATGAACGCGGCCTCGAAGGCCGAGGGCGCGAGGTAGACGCCCCGTTCGAGCGCGGCGTGAAAGAAACGTCCGAATCGCTCGACGTCGCTCGTCTTGGCGTCGGCGAACGAACGCACCGGCTCGTCGCGAAAGAAGAATCCCCACATTGTCCCGGCGCTGTCGGCGGTGAACGGAACCCTCCGGCGCGCGGCGATTCCGCGCAGACCGAGCACGAGGCGATCGGTCTGCCTGACGATGGCGTCGTGGAGGTTTTCGGTGAGCGCGTCGAGCGTCGCGATTCCCGCCGCCATCGCCACGGGGTTCCCGGACAACGTTCCCGCCTGGTAGACCGGACCATCGGGCGCGATCTGGCGCATCAGATCGCGTCGCCCTCCGTACGCCGCGACAGGGAATCCTCCGCCGATGACCTTGCCGAGCGTCGTGAGGTCGGCGGTGATGCCGAAGCGTTCTCGCGCGCCGCCAAACGCCACGCGGAATCCCGTCATCACTTCGTCGAACACGAGCAACGCGCCGTGGACGTCGGCCAGCTTGCGCAGTCCGGCGAGAAAGGCGGGATCGGGCGCGATGAACCCTGCGTTGCCGACGACCGGCTCCACGATGATCGCCGCGACCGAATTTCGGGCGAGCAGCGCTTCGACGGCGGTGAGGTCGTTGAACGGCGCGACGACTGTGAGAGCCGCGAGCGACTCCGGCACACCGGGTGAGTTGGGCAGTCCCAGCGTCGCGACGCCCGACCCGGCGCGGACGAGAAATGAGTCGCCATGACCGTGGTAGCACCCGTCGAACTTGAGGATGACCTCGCGGCCCGTCGCGGCGCGCGCGAGACGGATCGCGCTCATCGTGGCTTCGGTGCCGCTCGAGACGAACCGGAGCATCTCGACGTGCGGCATCCGCTCGGTCACCAGTTCGGCCAGCTCGACCTCGGCTTCGGTCGGAATTCCGAAACTCGTGCCGCGACGCATCGCCTCGCTCACCGCCTCTAAAACGACCGGCGGCGCGTGGCCCAATACGAGCGGACCCCACGACAGGACGTAGTCGATGTACTCCTTGCCATCGGCGTCCCAGATGCGCGCGCCCTCCCCGCGCTCGACGACGAACGGATCGCCGCCCACGCCGCGGAACGCGCGCACCGGCGAGTTCACTCCGCCGGGAAACAGCTCGCGCGCCCGGCGCATGATTCCCGCCCCTTTCCCGCGTGAGCCGCCGCTCACCGACCGTAGCTTCCGACCGAACCGAGCATCGGCAGCGCGCGCACGCGGCGCGCCTTCGCCGGCGGCGCCGACACGACGCTCACGAGCCTCGCCGAAAAATCGACGTCGTCGACTACTCCATCGAGCTCGACGTCGACGAATGACCCCGGGGCGACCTTGTTCGCTCCCGCGAGCCTGGTGACGCCGTCGATGTCATCGGCCTGCCAGAGCACGCGGGCCTGCACGCCGTCGTCATCCACTCGATCGACGATCGCGCGCACCGTACATCCGAGGCGCTGCTCGTACCGCTCCGACGTGATCAGTCGCTGCGTTTCGTTCAACCGTTCGAGACGCTCGAGCTTGACCGCTTCGGGGACGTCGTCTTCCATTTCCGCGGCGCGCGTGCCTTCTTGGGCGGAGTAGGCGAACGCGCCGACGCGGTCGAACTGCAGCTCTTCGAGGAACTCGAGCAGCGTTGCGTACTCTTCCTCGGTCTCGCCGGGAAAGCCGACGATGCACGTCGTGCGAATGGCGACGTCGGGAACGGTGGCGCGCACCGCGTCGACGCGAGCGCGCACCGTACGCTGTCGCTCGGGCCGGCGCATGCGCGCCAGGACGCCGTCCGCTCCGTGCTGGATCGGCATGTCGAGGTACGGCACGATCCGCGACTCGGTCGCCATCAGCTCGAGAACGGCCGGAGTGAGCCCCGCCGAATAGATGTAGAGCATCCGGATCCACGGGATCGACGTCTCTCGAACGAGCGCGGTGAGCACGTCGGCGAGACCAACTTTTCTGTCGCGGACGTCGCGACCGTAGTGCGCCAGATCCTGGGCAACGAGGTTCACCTCTCGCGCCCCCTGCGCCTCGAGCAGCTGCGCTTCGCGGACGATGTCGTCGAGCGCGAACGAGCGGTGTTTGCCTCGCATCAGCGGAATCGCGCAGAACGCGCACCCGTGGTCGCACCCTTCGCTGACCTTGAGGTAGCGCACGTGCGGCAACCCGGCTACGAACTGCCGGACACCGGGATGCGGAACCGGAACGTCGTCCGCGGCCAGCAAACCCCGCTCGGTGAGCTCCGGAACCAGGCGGTCCATTTCGGACGAGCCGAGGAACAGATCGATTTCCGGCAGGGCCGAGAGCAGCTCGTCCTTGTGGCGCTCGACCATGCAGCCGACCCCGACCACCGCCTTGCACGACCCGCGATCCTTGAGCCGCCCCGCCTCGACCATCGCGTCGATCGATTCCTTTTTCGCCGCGTCGATGAACCCGCACGTGTTGACGAGCACGACGTCGGCGTCGTCGAGGTCGCTCGTGTAGGTCGCGCCGTGGTCGGCGAGCTGCGCGACGTAACGCTCGCTGTCCACGGTGTTCTTGTCGCAACCGAGAGTGATGACCGAAACCTTCATCGAGCGTGGCGCGGGGAGGGGGAAACGGGAATGACGGATGGTCGCCCACCGAAGCTGGAGATCCCGCGGGCGCCCGGAAATCTACAGTCGGGGCGGCGTGGCTTTAATCGGTCGCTGGGGAGGCAAAGAACTGAGTCTTGCGGGACCGTACTTTGCAACATAAAGTACTTGCCATGACATCACCTCTTTATGGCGCGGCGAGCGGGGTATCGGCCGCGCGGACACCCGCCCCCGCCCTCTCGCCGTCCGTCGCGCGCACGACCCTGACCACCGCGGTTCTCCTCGGCGCGTCGGCCGACGCCCTGATGCACGACGGGCCGGGCGGCGTCGGACTCGCCATGTGGATCACGTTCCTGGCCGTCAATGCCGCCGTGCTCTTCGCTCGCGCCCGGCATGCTCCGTCGCGCCAAGCGTTCCTCTGGCTCTCGGCCGCGGTGATGTTCTCCCTCGGGCTCGCCTGGCGGAATTCGGGAACGCTGCAGGCGTTCGACTTCCTCGCCATGCTCTTCTCGCTGGGAATGGCCGCGATCTCCGTCCGCGATCCTGGAGCCGCTCTCTTCGCGCGGCGCCTGCGAGATACGCTGCTCACCGGGATCGACGCGGCAGCGAACGTCGCGTTCGGCGTCCTTCCGCTCACGTTCCGCGAGGCGCTCACCAGCGAATCGGGCGGGAAAGCTCTCTCGCACTTTCGCGCCTTCGTGCGGCCGGCGCTCATCGCCGGCGCCGCGCTGCTCATCTTCGGGGCGCTTCTGAGAGACGCCGACCCCATCTTCGCGAGCTGGATAAACATTCCGTTCGACTTCGCCACCATTGCGTCGCACGTCGTCGTCACCGGCTTCTTCGCGTGGGTCGTCGCCGGTTGGGCGCGCGGGAGCCTGGCCGAGAACGTGACACCGCGCCGCTCCACGGCGTCGCTCCCGATTCAACTCGGCGCCGCCGACATCACCGCCGCCCTCGGCACGCTGTCCGTCCTCTTTGCCGCGTTCGTCGCGTCGCAGATCGGCTGGCTGTTCGGCGGCGAGAAGTTCCTCCAGGCGAGAACCGGTCTCACCGCCGCGAGCTACGCGCGTCAGGGATTCTTCCAGATGGTCTGGGTCGTGACGCTCGTCGTCCCGATTCTCGTCGGCACCCGCGCCGCGCTCGCGCCGGCGGGGGGACGCACCCTCGCGCGGCGGCACACGCTGCTGTCACTGCCGGTCGTCGCGCTGCTCGGGGCCATCATCGTCTCGGCGATGCTGCGCATGAAGATGTACGTGCACTACTACGGACTCACGACCGAGCGCTTCTACCCGGCCGTGTTCATGCTCTGGCTCGCGACCGTCATCGTGTGGCTGGCGATCACGGTGCTCCGCGATTGGGGACGGCCGTTCGCCGGCGGCGCGGTTCTCTCGGCGCTGACCTTCCTCGCCGCGCTGAACGTCGTCGACCCCGACGCAATCGTCGCCGGCGTGAACGTGTCGCGTGCGACGCGTGTGGCGCCCGGAACCGAACCCGCGCTCGACCTCGAGCATCTGGCCACGCTTGGCGGGGGCGGCATGCCCGCCGCGGTCGACGCGGTGGTCAACGCCAACGTCGCGAACCCCACGGGAGCGACGCCGAATCCGG is from Gemmatimonadaceae bacterium and encodes:
- the rimO gene encoding 30S ribosomal protein S12 methylthiotransferase RimO — protein: MKVSVITLGCDKNTVDSERYVAQLADHGATYTSDLDDADVVLVNTCGFIDAAKKESIDAMVEAGRLKDRGSCKAVVGVGCMVERHKDELLSALPEIDLFLGSSEMDRLVPELTERGLLAADDVPVPHPGVRQFVAGLPHVRYLKVSEGCDHGCAFCAIPLMRGKHRSFALDDIVREAQLLEAQGAREVNLVAQDLAHYGRDVRDRKVGLADVLTALVRETSIPWIRMLYIYSAGLTPAVLELMATESRIVPYLDMPIQHGADGVLARMRRPERQRTVRARVDAVRATVPDVAIRTTCIVGFPGETEEEYATLLEFLEELQFDRVGAFAYSAQEGTRAAEMEDDVPEAVKLERLERLNETQRLITSERYEQRLGCTVRAIVDRVDDDGVQARVLWQADDIDGVTRLAGANKVAPGSFVDVELDGVVDDVDFSARLVSVVSAPPAKARRVRALPMLGSVGSYGR
- the hemL gene encoding glutamate-1-semialdehyde 2,1-aminomutase, producing the protein MRRARELFPGGVNSPVRAFRGVGGDPFVVERGEGARIWDADGKEYIDYVLSWGPLVLGHAPPVVLEAVSEAMRRGTSFGIPTEAEVELAELVTERMPHVEMLRFVSSGTEATMSAIRLARAATGREVILKFDGCYHGHGDSFLVRAGSGVATLGLPNSPGVPESLAALTVVAPFNDLTAVEALLARNSVAAIIVEPVVGNAGFIAPDPAFLAGLRKLADVHGALLVFDEVMTGFRVAFGGARERFGITADLTTLGKVIGGGFPVAAYGGRRDLMRQIAPDGPVYQAGTLSGNPVAMAAGIATLDALTENLHDAIVRQTDRLVLGLRGIAARRRVPFTADSAGTMWGFFFRDEPVRSFADAKTSDVERFGRFFHAALERGVYLAPSAFEAAFMSSAHTDEVVDQTLDRLDAAMATVA
- a CDS encoding DUF4173 domain-containing protein — its product is MTSPLYGAASGVSAARTPAPALSPSVARTTLTTAVLLGASADALMHDGPGGVGLAMWITFLAVNAAVLFARARHAPSRQAFLWLSAAVMFSLGLAWRNSGTLQAFDFLAMLFSLGMAAISVRDPGAALFARRLRDTLLTGIDAAANVAFGVLPLTFREALTSESGGKALSHFRAFVRPALIAGAALLIFGALLRDADPIFASWINIPFDFATIASHVVVTGFFAWVVAGWARGSLAENVTPRRSTASLPIQLGAADITAALGTLSVLFAAFVASQIGWLFGGEKFLQARTGLTAASYARQGFFQMVWVVTLVVPILVGTRAALAPAGGRTLARRHTLLSLPVVALLGAIIVSAMLRMKMYVHYYGLTTERFYPAVFMLWLATVIVWLAITVLRDWGRPFAGGAVLSALTFLAALNVVDPDAIVAGVNVSRATRVAPGTEPALDLEHLATLGGGGMPAAVDAVVNANVANPTGATPNPAIVHRCLAARILVGRWGPQSGPRRHAERTGGWRYWNADDAVAFRAFDAHSAELQNFANDGCAPADPH